The segment ttatttttgcaGTCACACAGGCTGGTGGCTCTTCTCGGACAACCAAACATGCCTACAAGATTGGTTTTTTGGCCACAGCTCGTGTGCGATCATGTGAGGAATTGCCCTATAATTTAACTGGTTTTACACCGGCAAATTTCCGTCATCTCTTAGATGGTACTTTGAATACAGACTATCTGGTTGGTAAGTAAATTTTAGTTAGAAGCAGCTTAACTTACTGCTACTATTGACAGGTTCATTCAACTAAAATGTATTGCTTATGGAAGTAATGCTAGAGAATTGCATCATTATTGGACATGCACAATTGCTAATGttcttttgtgtgttttatcGTTCAGGCAAATTCACTGGGGTGAATGGTAAATTATAGATATATACCTATAGAGAATTTTTGAATTATCTTTTATACTTTCAAACAGATTATAAAACCAactactttattatataaggTGTAATATATAATGATcctaaaaaaactttaaaaaatgtaaaatttttaaCATAACAAAAGCATATGttttaaaactttgtaaaattctaagaaattattaaatagtatattcatcctgcgcaaggcgcaggtctCAACCTAGTATTTAGTAAATGACAATTAGTAATAGCATATACTAGAGGGTGGATTGGTGAGCTAATGTAGGTGCATGTATGCATGTTTAGAGGGTGAAGTTTGAGGTTTCGGGTGACAACAAAAACTACAAATGCCACTTTATATTTGTGAATTcgtatatattttatcatagaAAATGGAATTAACACGTTTACCAAACGTAATATAAAGACCAAGGAAACAAGCGTATTTCTTTGCATGTCACTTTTTAGTAAAAtgtgaaatttataaaattgagTTTGTTGTGTGTAAAGAGGAGGGGGGCTCTTTTTGACCCAATCTAGACTTATGTCTACGGGACCATCATCCCCTTTGCGAGACTTtgcctcttcttcttcgatctattttacttttttcaaaattaattcaAACGATAATACTCACTTCATATCACTGCAAGAAATACATTGTTCTACTATTAAATTTACACATATGCGTACGAGTGATggtatatattataaacacaGAGTCGGCTTAAACTACTTCGGCTTAGGGTTTGGGCTGAATCGAGTATCAAATTGagaaatatttgtttagtcacaAGACATAAAGTTTGATCGAATGAACATATATGTTAGTTACCTTTTGTGTATTTTCTAACACACAAAGTGTGGATCTTGTAGGGTTAATTTAGTGGGCCCAATAACCCCCATGTTTTGctttatttcgatttttgaaaagaaaaaatcgaGTTTCCACTTTTAAGACATGGTTTGGTGAATTTAAGCgatttattttataaggtaAAGTTAAAATGACACATGCTGCATGTGGGAGACCGTGTCTGTTGCTTCAGACCAGTACTTGGGTTTAGTAAATATGTAAATCTCCCTTTTTCTATGTGTCTGTTTCTATTTAATTGACCATTTCAtagcataaataatttttaaagttgtattattattttactaaatcattaataaaaacCTCCTAGTTAACATGTTTTCAACTAAAAGCTACTATAATACTCATTCCATTTCAAAAAGATGcatattctaaaatttttagactttttaaaaaaatacgaatttttttgataataaatgtattattttctgtgtttaattatttttatgatttttaaccaatcaaaattcagtaaacaaaattaatgtttttaaaatttaaaatttgttattactacatacattaaaaatataaaatataaatcgtttataaacaaatttttttttctaaaacataaatcattCTAGAATGGAAGAAATAGTAGTAAACACGTATTTAATGATCAGAATTTCAttgctttatattttttttatatacaattaTGTCAGTTATACAAATTAAATCCCAGGAATCTATTTTTTGATTGAAACAGGATTCTAATTACATGAATCTTGTtaacaaacataataatttgatagatttttaatttttataaacatgttaataattttgatttatatacaTAGACGTTTACTAAATCATTAGCATATTACGATTTGATCAATATTGTTTCGAAAATCAGGTTTTCTTAAAAACTTGCGAAAATCACTTTTTCTCGAAAATCAGTTTTTTGTGTCATCTGTTATAACttatatgattaaatataatATCGAATACAACTATTTGAAATACATACAACTgtgattaataaaacaattatacCAGTAGCAAGTTTTATTCCAGAACATAACTTCTTAACACAAATGGTTACATGAGTAGCAAATCCATGATAAACAGCTCCCCACAAAAGTCATTATTATAGGCAAAACTTGCATTTTAAAAACTGAACTTCAAAAATGATGTTTAACCCTTTTACTATTGAACATATCTGAAAAAATTATAGAGAAGATCAGAAGATACATCTCAACAACCTTTtagttttgtaaatataaaaataaaaatgaaggcTTAATAAGTTTATCTGTCTCTACAAAACACTGTGCCAGCTGTAACAAGTCATTATATAATTACGCtttcattgttttttatttatttgttaaatgCCTATGACAACTCTGATTAGCGAAACGTACTGATTAATTAAAGGGTTCACCAAAAGTAGTACCagtgttattatttttaattgtatcATGTCAACACAAGTTCACCAATAATAAAGATGaagattttaataaaagatACCATCTGTTCGATAAACTAATAGAATGAACCAGTATTAATAGTGATAAGATAACTTTCAAGGTTGGTGCTATTTTGTGTCTCTGAGGTTTTCTCTTTGTTCATCTCTTGTCATATACTTCTTATAAATGTATGTATAAAAACTATAGTATTAACGAATGGACTGTTAATGAAGGCGACTTTGTAGATTATCCGCCACATAGTGGcggattaaaaataaatattcaggATAACACCTAGAACAACATTAGGATACGATTGGTAAGCCTGGTTTTAgattataataatttatctGAATGAAAGGACAGACAATTAGTATAATTAAATGTTTGTTTCCTCCAATCTTGTTTCTAcggaactttttttttccttaattgTTTTGAGGATGATGTTAGTACATCTCAACTCAGTATACAAACTTCCCAAGTCTCAGACTCCAATATGTACATGTATGCATTCAATTTACTCAATTCATAAATGTTGaaactgcaaaagaaaaaaaagtgataTGATGCGACAAAAATAGCACGTTTTGGGGGTTTTATCGAAAGGGAAAAGTTGTAAGGAATGATGGTTGATGTGAAAGTTTTTTCACTTTGGAGAAGCcttacaagaagaagaagaaagaggtcCTTTGGGTGCGGGTATGGTTAACCATCACTTTCATGAACATCGGAGATTTAAGGGTTTAGGgggtaaaaaataaaataggatGATGTAACTGTTTAACTGAGAAAGAAAGAAGTGATGATAACACACATCAAATAATAACTCATGTGTGGTCTTTTTCATCACATCTCATAATTCCCCAACCGTACGGTACAACTACAAGCTCAACGTTCAAGCATTGAGACATCTTACATATAAACAAACCtaatgtattaaaaaaaaaacagggtaAACTTTGGGTACTTGTAGTCACAAATGTCAACCGTAGAGTAGAGGTCTTGTGTGGCTCATCCAATCATGGGTCCGCTTTCGCCCTCGTCGTCCCACTGCATACCCGGGAAAAAACACTTTTGTAACATCTGAACAAAGAGTTGGCTAAGAGATTTAAAGAAAGAATACTCCAAAGGATCTTGGAAAAGGGAACCTTGCTATGCGTGGCtgaccattttttttttgatcaaacgtGGCTGACCATTATTAAAAGCTAATTAGAAGGTGGAGGTTTGAAAGCTAGTTAagaataaaaggttcagagagAGTGAGAGTGAAGGTGGAGGTTTGAAAGCTAATTAAGAAGAATAGAAGAGAGATATGCGGGTGACAAGTCGCTTGTGAATGGCTGTGATGGTGGCTGGTGTTATGCGGCAGCTGCATCCTCCCAGCAATGACACTCCTGCATCCATCCATTTCTTTACGTACGACACAGTCTTCATTCCCAACTCCTGCGTTTTCCTGCACCAAAAAATCACACCAACTATTACTATTACTGTTACTTTCCTTGTCTCCAACCAACGTTGATGATACCGTGACCTACAAGTTACAACCCACTCTTCCGGTTAGCATCATATCTTTCTCCGCTGTTTGGATACACTAGTATAGGCTTGCTCGTCACCTACGACATCAAAGTTATGTGCAAAGCCTTTTTAAGAAAAAGATTTACCCAATGTGTTGGATATAATACAAAAGCATGCAGCACCTTTCCTATCTCCAAGACTAGGCCCTCCATGAATCTTGGAGAGGTGCAGTTGATCCCAACCGCCACTACTTTCTCACAGACGTCAGCTAAGGCGATACACTCCTTGATGGAATCTCCTCCACTAACCACGTTCACCCCATCCTTGGAGTTAAACGAAACCCTTAGAATCTCCACGTCCCCTTCATCTAACAGGGCAGCAAATGCCTAGAAAGATTAATTCAAACCTGATTAACACCCCACCAGAGGAAGCTAACAACATCAAAGTCGATCAGTACAGTACCTGAGCCTCTACCTTGCTTGGAATGGTCTCAAATGCTATTATATCAGCACCAGACTCTCCCAGAACGTGCAATAGTGTCCGGTGGAAATCTTTGAGTGTTTCCAGTGTGATCAAATCACCATAGATTCTCACTGACAATTAAAAGAAATACGTTTTTAAGGAGgcaatgaaaataaagaaaaatatgaacaGTGTAGTTCATGAGAGCAGCAAAAACCTGTATTATGATCCATCAGCCAAGTAAGCACCAGAGCTACCAACTGATGCTGCAACTAGTATAGGTCGCTTTTTAAGAATCTTATCATCCATGATTTCGCTAGCATTATGAAACGAGAATCAAGCCATTTAGTAGCAATGCCCAAAGAAAACCATAGAATCCCCACTAAAAAGAAACATAGAAAGTGCAAGTAGAAAAAGAGATATTCCAACACAAAAAAAGGAGAAAGATGAACACTAACAAGTAACAACTACCAAAataaggtttagggttcagaatGTCGTCAGCTTTAAATATTGTCAGTGCCAGTGGAATCAGTAAGTCTTTGTATGTATATCTGGTTAATATATGTTACCAAATAATGAAACGAGAATATTGCTCTACTTCATTAAAGAAAATTGcaattaaaatctaaatctaaatctagGGTTAATTTATAATGATCACAAAACCTAGTCGAGCAGCTGAAGTCGAGCAACGATTCAGATAACACATTATTCCTCTGTTTCCAAAGATGAAATATAGTTGCTTGAGCTGCCAGTTTTCGAAGAGCAGGTGGACTTTGATACAGCAGATGATCTGATTCAAGAGAGGAGCTCGCTCCAGTCAGTAAGTAAATAATCCTGCAGGTGGGTTTAATCGTTGGAGGGACAGACGCCAACCTCCAAGCTAAATCGACAGGTGAGTAGCAAATGGTTCCTTGTCTCTGGTCCCCAAGAAGCCAGCCTTACTCTTGTAGGAAGTTTGTCCGCATTTGCAACCCACATCTTAAAAGGAGTGTTTAGGGACCGAACCTTTAAACCAAACACAATCTGCCCATTGCTTCTTTCCAGCCTTTGGCCTCAAGGCTTCCCACATAAGGGCTGAAGATTATACAGTTAATGCGCTTCCTCCCACATACCATTCATAATAGTCATCAATGTCGTTTGGGAGGGGCAGAGCAATTGTTGTATGGTGCACTTGCAAGTCCAGTGATGCTATTTTCCAACCTAAAGAGTCACAAGCTTCAGTGACTGTAGAGAGCAAGGATCTAGGGCCAGATGTGCCAATGCAGCGCAGCAGATGACCAAATGTGTTCAAACATCATACCAGAAAGTCAAATGTCTCTCGAACTCCGTTGGTAGCCCTCCGTCTATAATCGCATAGCCTCCTGTCTGTTTCAAGAACTCTTTCATCGAGCTAAAAGCCTCCGACTTCGACGCAAGGTGGACAAACCACCCAAGAATGTGAACTACTACTACTCTTACTCATGTGTTATTTACACTCGTGGATATTTTAATATCTGTAGCCTTATGTCTTCTTCCCACTTagtttttctctctttctccctCGGCGTTTTGTTAcctaaattacatatttaaaattttaccgATCACCAGACCTCCAAAGAGGGACATATATGACCCCACCCCCggcgaaaaaaaaagaaaaagtttcaaAGCTTTATCATCAATTTTATACACGACCAGACTGGCTGtagtataaatacatatatagagCAGAATGAGAGTTTTTTCTTATCTAACTTGAAAgtctccaaaagagagaaacaaaaaaaaaagaagaaaatccaAAAATCATCACGCAGAATatcacagagagagagagagagagagagagagagagagagagagagagagagagagagagagagagagagagagagagagagagagagagagagagatcaggGGCCACGAGGTTTACAGAAACAGAGGAACCCCTGAAACTTGTCTGGTGGTATCATTCCACCGCCTTTGCTTGTGTTCACCTCTTCGAGTAGCTTCACTACCTCCTCCATCTCCGGACGCTTGTCTGGATTCGGGTCCCAGCATCTCTTCATTATGTTTGCCACTGACTGTGGGCAGCATTTCGGAATCTCTGGTCTCAGATTCTGATCAACAACGAAAGAGAAGggattagattttctttttctgattaAAACCTAGCTTGTTTTAGAATgggagagacagagagagagagaccttaTGAACGACGGCATGAGAGATCTCAGCAAAACTACAGTCAGCGTAGGGCATGTCACAACAGTATATCTCCCAGAGGCATACACCAAAGCTATACACATCGCATTTCCTGTTGTAAGGCTTTCCTTCAAGAACCTATCCACCCCAAAAGCctaacctttttaatatatatatattttttttttaaaaaaacacaaaaggatcaaaatacaaaataccTCAGGTGCCATGTATCCAAGTGTTCCAGTTTCACCCGTCATGTCTTGAGGGTTTTGAGCTTCGACTCTAGCAACTCCGAAATCAGCAATCTTGAGCGTCTTGTTAGTTTCAAGCAACATGTTCTCTGTCTTCACGTCCCGATGTACTATCGCCTTGGAGTGCAGGTAACTCAGCCTTTTCGAGACAGCGAAAAAAAGAGTATATAATCAACAATTCCTCGTCACGTCAcgcatttaaatatatattaaaaaaaaagagagacaatAGTTAGTTTACCCTCTAGCGAGATCCAAAGCGAGCTGAATGACATCCTTGATGGGGAGTTTGCTGCGATATTTCTTGATGAGGAACTTCTTGAGGGTGCCTCCAGCAACGTATTCAACGACAACACAACAGGCCCTGGCAGGATGTGCTCCTCCGTTGCCACGTCCGCTAGAATCATTAGCTGGAGGGATCTTCAGATCAGATGTCCCCATGGATGCTCCTATAaactgataaataaaaattgtaaaaaaaatccaaattcaaaagcttcattcttcttcttcttctaataaTACTAATACCACATACCTTGGTAACGTTGGGGTGATCGAGCTTCTGCCAGACGGCAACCTCTTGCTCGAAAGAAGCGCGCAGAGCTGTAGTTTCAGCAGCTGTTGATTGACCATCTTCTCCCCAATCCAACACCTTCACTGCAAAATCAACCATAACCAATCTTTCTGTTacgaaattattatttatttattttaaaaaaaaacaatagagaGTCGGATAAATAGGGGACCTGCGACTTGTTGGCCAGCGTAGACACCGCGGTAGACAGTGCCATAAGTGCCGTGGGCGAGAACGTGCTTCATATCGAGTTTGGAGAGGTCGATCTCCCATTCGTGCATCATCGAAGCTTTTGTGGATGTGGACGACTTGACGGcagcagaggaggaagaggaggttTGACCCATATGCAAATCCCATTTACTGAAATCAAGAGTATCAGCCCTGAAGTATtgacctcctcctcctcctcctccagcgCTCCTGCTCCCTACTCCCCCTAATTTCTGATCCGATCCGATTTCCAGCGATCTCGCCGCCTCTCCGCCGCCGCCTGACGCCATGGATTTCTCTTTCTCTGTAGCGATGGAAATAGCAGAGTTTAAGGTTTTCAATCAGTTGGAGTTGAGGACAAGTGCTAGGACCGCAAAAATTATGTTATGTGgtggtggagagagagagagcgacaACAAAAAATTCTAAGGGACAAAAGACAAAAGAGTTGAAAAAGAGAGGAAGAAATAAGATTTGATTGATTGGTTGAATGATTGCGGTCaccacaaacacacacacacacaaggaAAGAAAAAACTTGGATTAGACCGAGACATAATAGGTAGAGGGGTTGGTGAGAGACCAACTCATCTGTCTTTTTGACTGTTTCACCGCCCAACTTCTCTCGCTGGCTCGAACCTAATTTATTCCTTTGCCCCTTTCTttcatttatgtatatattatttactcCCCTTTTCTTTTGAGCAAACATTATTTACTCCCTTTATTTCgaaatttatgatatttaagttatgtttgattcttctttctctgttttatttattttgagcaacagattcttctttctttcttttttgttaaaggGTTTGACAGATTCTTCTTTCTCTCACGCCATCTTTGGAATACACTAAACGCTGAaacttctctttttctcttcctATATTCCGGGTGTCGTGTGTATATAGATTGTCCTTGTTATAGCATTTTTAGTTAACCCCCTCCAAAATACCTACCACAGGTTCACAACCAACCATATAGTACTTTTTGGTCTAAACCAACCATATACATGTCCTCTAGCTCTCTCTAGTTTACATAGCTTTTGGTTGAAACCTGTTGACTTTGACTTTTCTTTAGCAGTGAACCATGGAATGTAATTTTGGCAAcccactctttttttttttcactgaaAATATCATTAGCTTCATATATACTTTGCAAACACCTAATACAACGGTCATACTTAGTGGGACTCTAAGAGTCAACCAAACACCAAAAAACCACCCAAGCTCAACAGCAGAGCCAAAAAATAAACTCAAGATAGCTAGAGGCCACGACTTTCATTCACAAAGAGTTCAAAGAGCCAACAAGGAAGACTCCTTGCTACATAAGATTGCCCCCTGTTTTGTCTCTTCACACTTTGAGCTATCAAAGTTGCACCTCTATTCTGAGTTCTCGTGATCACTTCCCATCTAATCTCCTCCATACCTCGAGCCTCCAGTTCAATTTCTCCTACTTGAAACCCGAAAGAGGGCCAAGCCTGAGGGCGGTTCATCGCTCCCAGCAAATCATCCATCTCTCCAGCaaatatgattttgttgattctCATGCTGCGCATACTTTCAACGGCCCAGAGAACAACTTGAAGTTTAGCCTCCTCTTTGGAGTGGATATCGGAGAAAGCCCTTCTGCTATGAAAAATGACAACTCCTCTTTCATTTCTCACAACCCACGCACCTCCCATCATTCTTCTGTGCTTGCACCAGTCAAAAGCAAAATTACAGACAAGCCAATTTTCAGGTGGCGGACTCCATTTCTTCACCTTCTCCAAAACCTGGTGAGACTCAAGATGCTGGTACTCTTTGTCCACAATCTGGGCCATCCTCCACTCTTCTTCATCATGTATAGCTTTGGCAACAGTCTCCTCAGGAAGAAAGTACTTCCCTTCAAAGAGCAAAGCATTCCTAGATTTCCATATGGACCAAAGAATCCATGACCATCTCCTTCGCTTATCCTCTTCTCCTTGTCTCGGTCGTTGCATCTCCATTAGATGGTGGACATTAACGTAGACCGATGATAGATGAAATCCTCCATTAGGATGCGGGATTCCAGAGAGAGCCCATACCTGTCTAGCAAACGTGCACTCAAAGAAAATGTGATTTATGGTCTCATCAGATACGCCACAGACCTGGCAAATTCCATCAACTTTCATACCTCTGGACCTGATTAATTCAGCTACTGGAATCGCATCACTCACCATCTTCCACAAAAAAACCTTAATCTTTGGAGAGGTGATTATCTTCCAAATTTTCTCCTTGATAGGATTGATTGAAGGAAGACATACCACTTCTCTCATCTTCAGCTTAGTCTTGGTAGAGGAAGCTAACCAATAGGCTGACTTGACCGAGATGATGCCATTCTTGTTGTATTTCCAAACCGTGAAGTCCTCTTTCGATATCACCGGTTGATTTTTCATGATGATTTCAACATCCCCTGGCACAAAGATCTGCTCCAGCGCATTCAGATCCCATCTTCTCGTGTGCTGATCAATGAGAGAAGATGCCAGCAGATTGACATCAAAGAAGTAATTCTTTCTCCACGGAGGTCTAGGACCTTCAGCCGGATCGTCCACCCACTTATCTATCCACACCCTCGTGTTTTTTCCATTCCCTACCCTATGGACAAGTCCTAATCTGACCAAATCTCTGCCAAATACCAGGCTTCGCCATACAAAGGATGGGCGTTGTCCAGTGGCTGCAGATAGGAAGTTACCGTTAGAGAAATATCGGCTCGAGAGAAACCGGGCAACCAAGGAGTTAGGTCTAGTCATGATGTTCGATGCAGTCTTGGCCAGCAAAGCCTGATTAAAACACTCTAGGTCTCTGAAACCTAAACCTCCGAGTTGCTTGGGGAGACACATTCTGTCCCATGCCACCCAATGTATCTTCCTTAAATGAGCATCAGCTCCCCACCAGAAATTAGCCATTAGGCTAGACAGCTTCGAGACCAGCGTTTTGGGGAGACGGAAGCACGTCATTGGGTAAACTGGAAGCGATGATGCAGAGGATTTCAGGAGAATTTCTTTCCCAGCTTGTGATAGATGTTTGAGATACCACCCTTCCAGTCTAGTCTGAGTTTTGTCCttcaaataagataataaattaACTTTAGAACCAGAGAAACATTCAGGAACTCCAAGATATTTACTGGCCCCGCCTTCACTGAAAATCCCCAAGGCTTCCTTGATGAGAGTTCTTGTTTCTGTTGCCACCTTATCCCCAAAAGATATCGAGGATTTTTGGAGATTAATGACCTGCCCTGTCGCCTCTCCATAGAACAGCAGAATCTTGTTTAGCGCTTGCACTTGGTTCACCTCAGCCCTGCATAAGAACAGGCTGTCGTCCGCAAAAAACAAGTGGTGAACCGTAGGGCCTTCTTCAGAGAAACTCAT is part of the Raphanus sativus cultivar WK10039 chromosome 5, ASM80110v3, whole genome shotgun sequence genome and harbors:
- the LOC108858696 gene encoding homocysteine S-methyltransferase 2-like gives rise to the protein MDDKILKKRPILVAASVGSSVRIYGDLITLETLKDFHRTLLHVLGESGADIIAFETIPSKVEAQAFAALLDEGDVEILRVSFNSKDGVNVVSGGDSIKECIALADVCEKVVAVGINCTSPRFMEGLVLEIGKVTSKPILVYPNSGERYDANRKSGL
- the LOC108805408 gene encoding serine/threonine-protein kinase STY13, which produces MASGGGGEAARSLEIGSDQKLGGVGSRSAGGGGGGGQYFRADTLDFSKWDLHMGQTSSSSSAAVKSSTSTKASMMHEWEIDLSKLDMKHVLAHGTYGTVYRGVYAGQQVAVKVLDWGEDGQSTAAETTALRASFEQEVAVWQKLDHPNVTKFIGASMGTSDLKIPPANDSSGRGNGGAHPARACCVVVEYVAGGTLKKFLIKKYRSKLPIKDVIQLALDLARGLSYLHSKAIVHRDVKTENMLLETNKTLKIADFGVARVEAQNPQDMTGETGTLGYMAPEVLEGKPYNRKCDVYSFGVCLWEIYCCDMPYADCSFAEISHAVVHKNLRPEIPKCCPQSVANIMKRCWDPNPDKRPEMEEVVKLLEEVNTSKGGGMIPPDKFQGFLCFCKPRGP
- the LOC130494958 gene encoding uncharacterized protein LOC130494958, which codes for MWIQCCLDRSFGNKAWSNLFPASNQTFLEKRGSDHRPVWLNLGASPDVFKGQFRFDKRFLMEPKVREEVSLIWARHGDERLLDVSQKIRKCRNVMSQWKKKKIFNAKDKIQLLQNQLEWLQSRSFPCFFKINEVKRNLMRAYKEESMFWEQRSREKWLNKGDRNSKFFHSAVKVNRSKNHLQKLKNKEGIDQWSDGAKAEVALEYFSDLFKSSNPRSYAPVLQSMEKKVTAEMNCELTKPISKEEVKEAMFSIDPNSAPGPDGMTGLFFQKFWREIGEQVTEEIQEVFISGVMPKDWNFTYLCLIPKIPHPELMSDLRPISLCSVLYKCIAKILVKRMQPWLQQIVSVNQSAFVSERLISDNIIIAHEAVHALRSHPAIAKDFIAVKTDMSKAYDRVEWSYLRSLLLAMGFCGIWVEWIMMCISSPSFAVLINDQPFGLLSPQRGLRQGDPLSPFLFVLCTEGLTHLMNVANRNRILDGMSFSEEGPTVHHLFFADDSLFLCRAEVNQVQALNKILLFYGEATGQVINLQKSSISFGDKVATETRTLIKEALGIFSEGGASKYLGVPECFSGSKVNLLSYLKDKTQTRLEGWYLKHLSQAGKEILLKSSASSLPVYPMTCFRLPKTLVSKLSSLMANFWWGADAHLRKIHWVAWDRMCLPKQLGGLGFRDLECFNQALLAKTASNIMTRPNSLVARFLSSRYFSNGNFLSAATGQRPSFVWRSLVFGRDLVRLGLVHRVGNGKNTRVWIDKWVDDPAEGPRPPWRKNYFFDVNLLASSLIDQHTRRWDLNALEQIFVPGDVEIIMKNQPVISKEDFTVWKYNKNGIISVKSAYWLASSTKTKLKMREVVCLPSINPIKEKIWKIITSPKIKVFLWKMVSDAIPVAELIRSRGMKVDGICQVCGVSDETINHIFFECTFARQVWALSGIPHPNGGFHLSSVYVNVHHLMEMQRPRQGEEDKRRRWSWILWSIWKSRNALLFEGKYFLPEETVAKAIHDEEEWRMAQIVDKEYQHLESHQVLEKVKKWSPPPENWLVCNFAFDWCKHRRMMGGAWVVRNERGVVIFHSRRAFSDIHSKEEAKLQVVLWAVESMRSMRINKIIFAGEMDDLLGAMNRPQAWPSFGFQVGEIELEARGMEEIRWEVITRTQNRGATLIAQSVKRQNRGQSYVARSLPCWLFELFVNESRGL